In the genome of Euleptes europaea isolate rEulEur1 chromosome 4, rEulEur1.hap1, whole genome shotgun sequence, the window tcctgcctgtgttccacagcacctaatatattcggcatgttcccctgatcctggagataataggtctgcatcatgactagtatccattttgactagtagccatgaatacccctctcctccaagaacatgtccactttcctcttgaagccttccaagttggcagccatcaccacatcctggggcagggagttccacaatttaattatgtgttgtgtgaagaaatacttccttttatctgttttgaatctctcaccctccagcttcagcagatgaccccgcattctaatattatgagagaggaagaaaagcttctccttgcccactctctccataccatgcataattttatagtcctctatcatgtctccccttaaccgccttctttccaggctaaactgccctaagcattttaaccgctcctcaaagGCAAACCCTTATCCTTATGGTATCATTATGAGCCTCCGTTACCATACATGtggtttcatttgtttgtttatttaaatttgttTGGTCGTAagctatttaatttttataacattctTCATATATCCACAGGGGATAATGACAGCTGATGAAGAGGAAATCACATTTGGCTGATAATGTCCCAAAAAATCAGGAGGTTATCGCGGATGCTGCTGGAATGTCAGAACAACGACAAACTGTGCAGTAAGCGTGGCCGGTTTTCCTTCTCGAAGCCCACATTGTATAGGGAAAGATTTTTCATGCTGAGACAGaaatacagtgcattcctaaggagagttactccagtgtaagcccattgaaatgaatgggcttggaCAGGAGTAACtcgccttaggaatgcactgataattACTATTTTAAGGAGAATGCTTCTCTAACTTGGCCGGCACCTGCCCCTAATGTAATTTTACTACTTTGTCCGCACAATTctaatgggggggagggagggaataggagctggtgtgacctctACACTGGCGTTAGTCGCACTTGTACTGGCTAAAGTGGCACAAACTCCCGCTCAGGGGCCCTTACGCCAGCTCTGGGGAGCCACGCAgcagcacacatgaacacatgaagctgccttatcctgaatcagaccattggtccatcaaagtcagtattgtctactcagaccggcagcggctctccagggtctcaggcagaggtttttcacatcacctgctcgcctagtccctttaactggagatgccagggattgaacctgggaccttctgcatgccaagcagatgctctactactgagccacagcccccaccaTGCTTGGGCACCAGCACAGCTTCGCCAGCAGTGTTTTCCTGGCGCAGGCGTTCGCACTGGcatcaaagggggtgttcctgggaggccggaacgcccctttttgcagcTTGCCCAGTGATGCCTGCAAATAGGCAGgcatagccctgtggaactctatggagagtttcatTGGGTTGtcttcaaaattgcttttttggcttgctgcgcttGGCAGCAAGACATTCTGGAGGCAGCATGACTGCGCTGTTCCCAGCCGCTCCttaatccccctcccctcattagccagcatccagaaaacgcgggcaaaaggtGCGGAAACGCgtagggagagtgaggcgacctctgaaaaGGCATGcgtaaatcaaaacaaagccccgaagtagtcgggggtgggggttgaccgtgagggaaacagccacgcataaaagacccaagATGATGATTGAAAACATTTCTAGTGAGAAAACTCACTTTGTCACATACCAATGAGCACTGATATCCAGGTCataaggtgggaggggtgttggagtcccgatgcagaggtacaatgcaaagcATAATTAGCTTGATTAGAGCTGGGAGATATGCATAGAGGTGGGAAATGCAAATGGCTATGTACATCTCccagctctaatcaagctgatccCTGGCCCTTCTTTggaacacccctcccaccttctgacctggATATAAGGGCTGATGTAAGATCATTCACATTTTATCTAACGAAGCGAgccacggggaggggctgtggttcagtggtagagcatctgcttgggatgcagaaggtcacaggttcaatccccggcatctccagttcaagggactaggcaggtaggtgatgtggaagacctctgcctaagaacctggagagccgctgctgatctgagtagacaatactgactttgatggaccaagggtctgattcagtagaaggcagcttcatgtgtgtgttttgactcgtaaaagcttataccctggaaaatgctGTCAGTCTTTaatgtgctcctggactcaaatgttGTTCTGAAAACCAAGAGTTGTTGATACTGCAggtctaattaaaagataattccCTTCTGATTGTTCTGATTGCCTcatactggaaaaaagcaaagatgccttctacagggcagtggtatgagaaggtgaGGAGCCGtttaattttagataaggtatcttcacaactcaaagtagcaaatgttttacagtacaaactttttaaatagaatATGTGGAGAAGATGGCATCAAGAAGTAAACGATACCCACGAAACTATCAAATGATTTGcgtttattaagttctgctaagcaaatacaacaaatggtatgatttctgtaaaaagcaccgatgtataatattggaacatatattgcAACCAGGTTTTGAAACGTATTTTGACTGTAAaaggatgtttaacctactgcggttgtatttttatttttgctgttgttgttattataaactaaactcaaagagttattttaaaaaaagataatttcccacacacacatacacttgccCGCTTGCAACAGCATGGCTAGAAATGCTACTGGTAGGTCCCGGTTACAGACACAAATAAGCCACTGGAAGAACTACCGCATTTTTCCCTGTATAAGATGacctttttttcttaaaaaaattggtccaaaattgggggtcgtcttatacacagaCAGCTGTCGGGCTGGGCGGGCTGCGACCGGTTTGAACGCCGGATGCCGGCCGGCCGCGGCAACAGGCCTCTTTCCCCGCTCACAAGCACCTGGGTTTCTTCTCCCATGTATAATATGACCCCTTaaaccaaaattaagaaatcaatattgatttcttaattttgggttaaaaaaaataggggtcatcttatacatgtgtgtgtaaagtgccgtcaagttgcagcagacttatggcgacccctttttggggggctttcatggcaagagactaacagaggtggtttgccagtgccttcttcacagcaaccctggtattccctggtggtctcccatccaaatactaaccagggctgaccctgtttagcttctgagatctgacgagatcaggctagcctgggccatccaggtcagggccgtcttatacatggggttgtcttatacacggaaaaataagGTAATTCCGTGCTGCAAGAAGAGCTGCTTGTGATCCGATGAGGTTTAACTGCTGTCCCTCCTTTCTCTTGTGCCGCTTCCTTTGACAGTCATACGGGAGAATCAGGCTGAACTAATAGTCGTCCCAGTCCTCTTAGTGGGTGTCTTTGTTGTTGTCTTAAGCGTCATACTTTGGCTACATTACCGCAACTGGAAGATAAGACATCAGACCTTCCCAGGGTCTGAAGAGAAAGGTAAGCACAGCCAAGGCACAGGGCTGCCACATTGCTCAgttggagccagcgtggtctagtggttaagagcggtggtttggaggggtgggctctgatctggagaactgggtttgattccccactcctccacatgtgcggtgaaggctaatctggtgaactgggttggtttccccactcctacacacgaagccagctcggtgaccctgggcgaccctgggctagtcacactctctcagccccaaccacctcacaaggtgtctgttgtggagaggggaagggaacgtgattgtatgctggtttgattcttccttaagtggtagagaaagttggcatataaaaaccaactcttcttcttcctcttctaaataaatattgtCTGGAAAGGACACACAGTGGTGGTGTTGGATGCGGTGGTGttgaatgggtgaccttgggctagtcacagttttcttagagctctctcagccctacctaccccacaggatgtctgtggtgaggaggggaaggaaaggtgattgtaagcaggtttgattctgctttaagtggtagagaaagtcggcatataaaaaccaactctcctcctccttcaaatcCGAGACTCAAGCAGCGGAGGAAGGGAGCTATGGGGCCTCGTAGTGGGAGTTGGGGAAACCACGTGGGggtagagggtttttttgttgggTCAGTGGGCTCTGCCCGGTACTTTGGGATTTGAACTTGATGGCCGTAGCTGGAAAGTGAATAAGAGAAGCAGAAAATAGCCTGGCCCCCTCAAATCTGAAATTTTAGTAATTTCCTTTGGGCCTTGAAACTTCATATTGAGACTCATATTGGTGAGCGACTGGATTTTCAGGGTAGGACACTTTCCAGTTCCTTGTGTGgaggcctgtggggggggggcacttaccTCCGCGGTGCCTGCTACCCAGCTTCTTGCAGGACTGTTCCTCTAATCCTGGCCTTCCCACTCGTGGGATCCATACCGAGGTCAGCAAGCAGGCTGACGGGGGCAGTTTCATTGTCCCTGTCTTGCAAGTTTAGGCTGGGGAGAGTTGGGTGGAGACCATATATTTAGGCAACACGTGCCTGTTGAAATGGCGTATATCTTCTCGCCAAACCACCATCAGTTTCTAGCTCAGGACAATGCCCAGTTTTAAGAAGGGATTgcatgtgggtgtaaagtgccgtcaagtcgcagctgtctTATGACGACTGAGGAggggtttcaaggtaagagactaacagatgtggtttgccatcctctgcatagcgaccctggcattcctcggtggtctcccacccaggaactagccaggactgacgctgcgtagcttctgagatctgattagagcaggctagcctgggccatccaggtcagggtaaaaagGGATTATTCAGAATTAAACGAattctctttatttatttgtttatttattttgtaattgAGGGGAGAATTAAATGAATTCTGACTGCCCCATTACTGACCccatatagcagtgatggcgaaccttttagagaccgagtgcccaaactgcaacccaaaccccacttatttatcgccaagtgccaatacggcaatttaacctgaatactgaggttttagtttagaaaaaacaactcatacattcacatattttgagttaaaagaaaaacacaataacagagctttcaatgatgcaaacttttacctttcaatgaaaagttgtttgtatttggcatgcatctctccaggactcgtcctctgctcagccaccagacattattgctagggttgccaggtctccagctaccacctggaggttggcagccctagtagaggaagggaagggggagggatggagaaaggaaggaactgggaaaggaaagagaatgaaggaactggggaaggaaggaaggaaaggaaggaaggaaggaaggaaggaaggaaggaaggaactgggaaaggaaagagaaggaaggaactggggaagaaaggatgaaagggaggaaggatgaaagaaaggaaggatggaaggaagaaagaaagtgtcctgggtcgggcctcaagccccacccaggacttgctccagggcgcacacccgaagttctcccccccattaccgcagctctggggaggcggcaaGGCGACGGCACGGGACGGCAaagacgttgggccccggcgcggtGGCATCaggcacctcccagctggctgttgggggcaggggaggagtggGCAGCGAGGGTGAGCGTGCCAACActcgcgaccccgccagcctgcaggcgaccttagggggcagggagggagaaggcagaggccacgcagccatgCCCAAGCCGGAGGATTTGAGGCTGGCTcaggctaccccacaagcttaccgcaggagtcagggacgagcgcgagcgggggagagggggaggacagcgggagacggcaggcctttctctggcggacacGCGGCTGTTGAGgagccgcctggccctccgcgagcaccctgagaaggaggaggcggcgggcgaaaacagcagggggagaggcacctgaggaggaggacgatggctgcggcagcctggagctggacttttgggagccacctgagggggacgaggaggaggaaggcggcgaggaggagctgctgctggagcctggaggaggaggcctggcctcgttgctgctggcctccccaccgcctatcagctgttgcggggcaaaagcgggggaagaggaagaagccggccgtgtgcgtgcgaggcaggaagctgacacgCCCACGCacgcatggtgggggggagctcagctgagagagggaggggcacagacgacccgggaggccttttggagcccacctgCGCGTgtcggcagagagggctacgcgtgccggaagtggaacgtgtgccataggttcgccaacactgcCATAtagggtcgcgtaactgaatatgggggggtcgcaaaaaaaattgcaacagtaaaagaattgttttaaaataaatttcttcattatttattatcagtaaacgtttgatttgtatacctgttttatatacctggggtcgtgtaaaaatttctcgggtgaaaaggggttgcgagtggaaaacgtttaagaagccctgggttAGAGGACACCACTAGCCCTAAAATGTAAGAGAAATACCCCGTATTTCTACTTCATTAATTTATTGTTTGACCGACAGCTGCAGTCCCAGTATCGGAAGATaagaaaaggcaggggaaagccAGCCCGTTAGAACACACCTCCATCCAGCTAAGTGGGACGACTATGGATTGCTTGCTAAGAACAGCAGCCTTAACCTTGAAGGAACTGGAGATTCCACGAGAGAAAATCTCCCCGGAGTCCCTGGAGTTTATTCGGAATGGGAGCTTTGGGGGAATCTACAGAGCAGAACTGGACACCGCCAGTCCGGGGAAAACTCAGCTGGTCATCTTGAAAGCGTTACAAGGTAATGTCCGTGATGGGAGGGCTGGGCGGCTTGGTGGCCAGTATAGTTCTAAAACTTTCTGCTTCTCATATATTCTCTGGCCCTTGATGGATTTATAGGAACGTTGTGCTGAACTGGCAAAACTCACCTGCTTAAAATACAAATGAGCGATGTCCTGCAACTGCAATCTCTGAATaaagcagggttccccaacgtggtgcctgtgggtgccatggcacccaccaacacctttcctggtgcctgccaagtatttttagaaagtgggcaggaccaagtggggctttttcccagcaaggctgctgattggccactggatatttgattggttcagaccaaggcccatcaagtccagcagtctgttcacacagtggccatccaggtgcctttaggaagcccacaagcaagatgactgcagcagcattgtcctgcctgtgttccaagttttgtgtgtgtgttaagtgccgtcaagtcacttccgactcatggcgaccctatgaatcagtgtcctccaaaatgtcctatctttgacagtcttgctcagatcttgcaaattgagggctgtggcttcctttattgagtcaatctcttgttgggtcttcctcttttcctgctgccctcaacttttcttagcatgactgtcttttctagtgactgtgttccatagcacctaatataataggcatgctcctctgagcctggagagaacaggtatgcattatgactagtatccgttttaactagtagccatgaatacccctctcctccatgaacatgtccacgcccctcttcaagccttccaagtttccagccatcaccatatcctggggcagggagttccacaatttaactatgcgctgtgttgtttttttgttccatTCTTTTTTCAGAATCAGCCACCTCTCATGAGATGAAAGAGTTTCTGGAAAGGATTAAATTCCAACAGTTCCTTGGTCCCCATGAAAACATAGTCAAGTTATTAGGGTGTTCTGTCACCCAGATGCCTCTTTACATGATATTAGAGGATGCTTCCAATGGAAATCTTCTCAACTTCCTTTGGACCTGCCGCAGGGTACGTCTAAGACTGACTGGATCAGATTTGACTGGCTGTCTCATTCACTTGCTCGTTTATGTCACTTCTCTTGTTTTGCTGCTTCAGTGACCTTGGGAAGGATCCCAAGAATATCTACTTAGTATCttattcaggtctattcagtggggcttatttctaGGGAAGTGTTAATCCACTTATTTCTAGGGAAGTGTTAATCCAATTATTTCTAAGGCTTCACTGTtaatccactagggttgccatcttccaggttctagctggagatctcctgctattacaactgatctccagccgatagagatcagttccccgggagaaaatggccactttggccaatggactccatggcattgaagctcctcccctctccaaaccccaccctcctcaggccccacccccaaaatctcccaccggtggtaaagagggacctggcaaccctataatccaTGCCTGTTCTCCATAATAGCTATTCTTGCAAATAGCTATtcgtgctttttttgtttttaaatcagaaaatgaATATTATTAGGCAGCTCCTGAATCCTCAGGCTGGAGAAGGAGAGCAAtttgccacaggaggaggagccaaatAGCAGGATGCTGCTTCCTTTGTGATGGAGTTGAGGGGAGAGGGGGTGAAGCGTATGTAAGAGTCAGCAAATGGatatcattatatcaatataGCATTATAACATTCTGTGTATCACTTTCATTAATTTCTAACTTTGTTTttagtctctagccccttttgttccATAGGAGTGCCTTTCCACTTTTATCTCCAtaacaaaaagggctagaaacCTGCTTTTTCTGGTAGagaactgcttcccccccacactcctccacatgagaggtggactctaatctggagaaccaggtttgtttccccactcctgcaca includes:
- the STYK1 gene encoding tyrosine-protein kinase STYK1 yields the protein MSQKIRRLSRMLLECQNNDKLCIIRENQAELIVVPVLLVGVFVVVLSVILWLHYRNWKIRHQTFPGSEEKAAVPVSEDKKRQGKASPLEHTSIQLSGTTMDCLLRTAALTLKELEIPREKISPESLEFIRNGSFGGIYRAELDTASPGKTQLVILKALQESATSHEMKEFLERIKFQQFLGPHENIVKLLGCSVTQMPLYMILEDASNGNLLNFLWTCRRDVVTMDGLPFDLTERQVYKIGQQIASALDFLQQKKLFHGDVAARNVLIGRDFTAKLCKLGLAYRSHTCVPSTAMHSVPLKWQAPERLLKKPPSIKSDIWSFGILLYEMITLGAPPFPEVPPSDILQHLHKRHIMNRPSTCQPAMYSIMKSCWYWTPTDRLSPKELIWWIQTAIKTSNDQAVLQVPELVVPELYANVAGIDVGDLAVDYTVF